The genomic stretch GAGTTCTTCAATAATCGTCATGGGCAAAATGACGGTATTATCCTCGAAGCGCAACATCGCCGATGCATCATGGAGCAAAACATTAGTATCAAGAACGAACACTTTCTTCATCAAGAACTCTCAGAACTAGAATATAATTGATCATGCCCAATTGGCTGCGGCACAAGTATTACAGAACCGGGTACGGAGTTAGGAAACCCTAAGGTAAGAAGCGATCGAGAGCCGCCTTCAGTTCCTCAATTTCCATCTCAATATTGCCTTCCTTGGCAGCGCGGGCAATACATTCTGTTAAATGCTCATCTAAAATAATGCGCGACACGCGATCTAAGGCACCCCGCACAGCAGCAACTTGGATCAGCACTTCCGGGCAAGGACGATTATCCTGCACCATAGTTTTAATTCCGCGAATATGCCCCTCTAGCCGCGACAGCCGATTCAAAATTTGCTTACGCGATGCCTCACTGTGCACGTGAGGATGCGGCTCAGACGCTTCGTGATCAGAGTCGTGATGATGGTTAGGGTCGTGGACGTGAGACGATTCGAGGGAGCGCGGTAACTCTGAAGCTGTCATCTTAAAGCAAGTCCTACTGAAGTATCTCAATTCTAGCCGAGTCAAGAGGGCTGACGATTTTGAGTTTTAGATTCTGACTTATTGACGAAAGATGGGTGCCTCGGCAGGAGCTATTTGGGAAGACGAAAGCGGCTTACTAATTTCGGGTGATGTTTCCAGAGGATCTTCTAGGGGAACTTCAGGGATGACGGGTTGGGGCAGGGGGATAACAGGCTGAGTTGTTTCTGGGGCAGCAGGATCGGCGATAAAGGCAGGCGGCGGTAGAACCGGATCTGGGATTGTAGGAGGATAATCAGCGATTCCAGGAGGGGCGGGTTGATAGTCAGGGGGCGCAATTTGAGCGGGCGGAGTGTAGCCTGTAGACGGCTGCCTGAAGGGAATGCCAGATTCTCTGAGTGAGGGGCTAGCCTGATACGGTTGCTCGAAGGCAGAGCTAGGCGAGTAAAGGTTAGGGGTTTCGGTGATGGGCCATTCTTGCTGAGGTGGAAAGGACTGCTCTCGCCCAAACCAACCCGAACCCAAACTACTGCTACTATCTTCTTGAGAAGTCGGTTGAAACCGGAGCGCTAAGCCCAGCCCAACGCCGCCAAATCCTGTAATCAAAGCCGTCATCATCAGCGATAAGGGCATCCACTTTCTAGGCTTTGAGCTTTGCTCTGAAACTAATACGTTGACTTCTTTCCTAGAACCATTTGTGGCGTAATCGGGCAGTGGAAAAGACTGGAGAGCGGGAGATGTGATCACGGCTTCTGCTGGAACTGGAGCAATCTCTTTTGCCTGGGCGATCGCTATTGCTTCTGTCTCTTTAGGCGCAGGGGCGGGAGCGATCGGCGTGACAACAACAGTTGCTTTAGGTGGCGCTTCGGGTGGCGCTTCGAGTGGCGCTTCAGGAAATGCTGTCGCTAGAGCCGCTTTTAGCGCAGAAGCCTCAGTTGTGGGCTGGGCAGTTTCTATCGCTGGAGCTTCCACCGGAATTTCTAACCAACTGCTTAGAGGGGGAATAGAGTGCCCGGCAGCCGCCTCTAAGACTACAAACGGCATCCCGTTTTCTTCAAAACAGTCAATGATTTGCACTGCCTCGGAAGGCTGCTTCGAGAATATAAGCACTTCTTGCAAAAACTGCTGCCGCAACTGCTCAAAATCACTGCGGTGTCGGAGGGCTTCGTTGAAAGATTGCAGGATAATTGGATGGTTTAGGAACGGATGCGCCGCCTGATAGGTCACTCCAAAGTCGGTTTGGTGCAAAATTGCCTTAATGACAAATTTGTCGTTTTGCAGTGTTGTCCCAACCGTCACACTCATAAGCCTGCCTACATCCTGTTTAAATTAAAGTTTAGGTCTAGCGTCCATCTCATTGAGATATTCCTTGAGATATTCCTGCTGATGGGAGCCGTAATTTTTTTGGCGACAGCATTTGCCCTAACTACAGCGGTCTGACCATCTTTTCCGGACGCACGAATTGATCAAACTGCTCGGCGGTCAAAAAACCCAGTTCTACACAGGCTTCTCGGAGACTTTTGCCCTCGGCATAGGCTTTTTTGGCAACTTTTGCTGCTGAGTCGTAACCAATGTGGGGATTGAGAGCAGTTACCAGCATGAGGGAGTGATTGAGAAAATGCTCGATTCGATCGCGGTTGGGTTGAATGCCAACTACAAGATAATCGGTAAACGAGGCGCAGGCATCTGCCAACAGCCGAATAGAGTTAAGCAGGTTGAAGATCATCAGCGGCTTGAAGACATTTAGCTCGAAGTTGCCCTGGGTGGCGGCAATAGCGATCGCCGTATCATTGCCTAGCACTTGCACACAGACCATCGTCATGGCTTCGCACTGAGTCGGATTCACTTTTCCTGGCATGATGGAAGATCCGGGTTCGTTTTCCGGCAAAATCAGTTCGCTCAAGCCACAGCGAGGCCCCGAACCCAGCCAGCGAATATCATTGGCAATTTTCATCAGCGAACAGGCGAGGGTTTTAAGTGCGCCGCTGGTCATGGCGATCGCATCATGGGCTGCCAGCGCTGCAAACTTGTTGGGAGCCGTGACGAATGGCAATTCGGTCATTTGGGCAATCTCCGCCGCTACTTCTACCGCAAACGCCGGATGGGTATTGAGTCCAGTTCCAACCGCCGTTCCTCCGATCGCTAGTTCATACAAATCGGGTAGCGTCGTCCGAATTCGGTTTAAATCCTTATCCAACTGCGACACATAGCCCGAAAACTCTTGCCCCAAGGTCAGCGGTACAGCATCCATTAAATGCGTCCGTCCAATTTTGATAATGTCGTCAAACGCCGTTGCCTTCTCCGCCAAGCTATCCCGGAGCCTTGCTGTCATGGGCAATAGCCGCCGATGAATTTCCTCGACTGCGGCAATATGCATCGCGGTTGGGAACGTGTCGTTAGAAGACTGCGATAGGTTAACGTGGTCGTTAGGATGAACCGGAGTTTTACTGCCCAATACGCCGCCAGCAAGGGCGATCGCCCGATTAGAAATCACCTCATTGGCATTCATATTCGTCTGCGTGCCGCTCCCCGTCTGCCAAACTCGCAGCGGAAAATGATCATCCAGCGTGCCTACAATCACCTCATCTGCCGCTTGAGCAATCAACTGAGCTTGCTCCTCTGGCAACTTGCCCAGCTTATGATTTACCAACGCCGCCGCCTTTTTCAAAATACCGATCGCCCGGATCATTTCCCTGGGCATGACATCATTGCCAATGGCGAAATAATGCAACGATCGCTGAGTTTGCGCCCCCCAATAGCGATCGTCAGCAACCTCGATCGCCCCCATGCTGTCGGTTTCAATCCGCATATTGCCCTTTAGTAAATTCCTGGAATCAGCTTTTTCACACGCTGGCAATACTCAGGATAATCGGGATACTTTTCGGTGAGCCAACTTTCTTCGCGGCTGGCTTTGGCATTAAAGAAAAAGAAGAGGGCGATCGCCCCCACCAAATGCGTCACGCTAAGCTGATACAACGCCCAGCCCAAACTGCCCAAAATTAAGCCACTGTAAATAGGATGGCGCACCGTGTCATACACTCCCGTTTGGACGAGTTCGCCGTCTGCCCGTGGATAAGGTAATGGGGTAAGACTATGTCCCAAATCCCAGAAGCCTTTAAAGAAAAAGACCAAGGCGAAGCCAACGAGAATGGCGACACTAGGCAACACCCCATATAGCCCCAACCAAATTGGCAGCTTAAAACCCGGCACTCGATAAATTGGCAACAGCGCAAACCCCACAATCAGCAAAGCCTGCACCGCTACCCAGTACTCGCCCCGCGCCCCTTGCCGCCAGCCCTCCCAGCTAAATCCCCAATCTGTCAAAAGTTTCATATCTACCCTCCCAACTTACTTTCAACTCCGAGTCACGGCATCAATGCGTCCCAACTCCTCAGCCGTCATCGACCAGCCCAACGCTCCCGCATTCTGCCGCACCTGCTCCGCATTCTTTGCGCCCGGAATTGGCATAACGTTTCCTTGGGCAATTAACCAATTAAGAGCAACCTGTGCCGGAGTTTTGCCGTGTGCCTCCCCAACTGCCTTCAACGTATCAATCACTGGAGCCAGCTTCTCCAAACCCTTCCGGCTAAAACGCGGATCAAGCTGCCGTGCGCCAGTCGGCTGCTGATAGTTTTCAACGGTATACTTGCCCGTCACTAAGCCTTGTGCCAACGGGCTATACGCCAAAATCACTACACCCAAATCTCGGGCTGCCGCCATTACGCCGTTGTGCTCAATCTGCCGCGCCAACAGCGAATACTGCACCTGATTGACCGCTAGTGGAATGCCCCGCGCTGCCAAAAACTTGTGCGCCTGTTGCATCTGCTCCACCGAGTAGTTACTCACCCCGATCGCCCCAATTCTGCCTTGCTTTACCTCATCGGCAAGGGCATTCATCAACGTCTTTTGTCCCATAAAAAAGTCAAACGGCGAATGCACCTGATACAGCAGCACACTCGCCACCTGGAGACGCTTCAGACTAGCCGTTAACGTATCGGCAACTGCGTCTGCATTAAATCGCCAGGGCAACGGAAAGTATTTAGTAGCAATCTGTGCTGGCTGTCCGGTCTGCTGCATGAACTGACCTAACAGCCGTTCAGACTCGCCAAAGCCATAAATTTCAGCCGTATCGAAAAAATTAACGCCCAAATCCACTGCTGTTCTGAAGGCATCCTGCAACTCTGTAGCGTCGTATTCTTTGCCGTAGCTCCAAAATAATTTGTCGCCCCAAGCCCAAGTGCCAATGCCAAGGGGAGCAACCGTAATTCCGTTTGTGCCGAGGGTGAGGGAAGTCATGACTTAATGAAACTTTATTTTTACCTATTTAGTGTAGCGATTTTGGGCGATCGTCTTGGGAGGATGATTTAGGAGGCAACAAGTTGAGGGGTGAAAGCGATCGGTAGTAGGCAAATACTCAGCCTTAAATACTCATTCCATATTAATTAAGGTAATCAAAATCTAGGAAATTTTTGGAGCATTCTCTGT from Timaviella obliquedivisa GSE-PSE-MK23-08B encodes the following:
- the fumC gene encoding class II fumarate hydratase gives rise to the protein MRIETDSMGAIEVADDRYWGAQTQRSLHYFAIGNDVMPREMIRAIGILKKAAALVNHKLGKLPEEQAQLIAQAADEVIVGTLDDHFPLRVWQTGSGTQTNMNANEVISNRAIALAGGVLGSKTPVHPNDHVNLSQSSNDTFPTAMHIAAVEEIHRRLLPMTARLRDSLAEKATAFDDIIKIGRTHLMDAVPLTLGQEFSGYVSQLDKDLNRIRTTLPDLYELAIGGTAVGTGLNTHPAFAVEVAAEIAQMTELPFVTAPNKFAALAAHDAIAMTSGALKTLACSLMKIANDIRWLGSGPRCGLSELILPENEPGSSIMPGKVNPTQCEAMTMVCVQVLGNDTAIAIAATQGNFELNVFKPLMIFNLLNSIRLLADACASFTDYLVVGIQPNRDRIEHFLNHSLMLVTALNPHIGYDSAAKVAKKAYAEGKSLREACVELGFLTAEQFDQFVRPEKMVRPL
- a CDS encoding aldo/keto reductase, which gives rise to MTSLTLGTNGITVAPLGIGTWAWGDKLFWSYGKEYDATELQDAFRTAVDLGVNFFDTAEIYGFGESERLLGQFMQQTGQPAQIATKYFPLPWRFNADAVADTLTASLKRLQVASVLLYQVHSPFDFFMGQKTLMNALADEVKQGRIGAIGVSNYSVEQMQQAHKFLAARGIPLAVNQVQYSLLARQIEHNGVMAAARDLGVVILAYSPLAQGLVTGKYTVENYQQPTGARQLDPRFSRKGLEKLAPVIDTLKAVGEAHGKTPAQVALNWLIAQGNVMPIPGAKNAEQVRQNAGALGWSMTAEELGRIDAVTRS
- a CDS encoding metal-sensing transcriptional repressor — protein: MTASELPRSLESSHVHDPNHHHDSDHEASEPHPHVHSEASRKQILNRLSRLEGHIRGIKTMVQDNRPCPEVLIQVAAVRGALDRVSRIILDEHLTECIARAAKEGNIEMEIEELKAALDRFLP
- a CDS encoding isoprenylcysteine carboxylmethyltransferase family protein, producing MKLLTDWGFSWEGWRQGARGEYWVAVQALLIVGFALLPIYRVPGFKLPIWLGLYGVLPSVAILVGFALVFFFKGFWDLGHSLTPLPYPRADGELVQTGVYDTVRHPIYSGLILGSLGWALYQLSVTHLVGAIALFFFFNAKASREESWLTEKYPDYPEYCQRVKKLIPGIY